One Streptomyces coeruleorubidus DNA segment encodes these proteins:
- a CDS encoding polynucleotide kinase-phosphatase: MTDVRKGRVLPVTDLSLVVLVGASGSGKSTFARRHFKQTEIISSDFCRGLVSDDENDQSATKDAFDVLHYIAGKRLAAGRRTVVDATSVQPEARRQLVELARQYDVLPIAIVLDVPEDVCAERNAARTDRADMPRRVIHRHTRELRRSLRHLEREGFRKVHVLRGVRDVEHATVVTEKRFNDLTHLTGPFDIIGDIHGCSAELESLLDKLGYTDGVHPEGRTAVFVGDLVDRGPDSPGVLRRVMAMVKSGNALCVPGNHENKYGRYLRGRKVQHTHGLAETIEQMAGESEEFTAEVREFIDGLVSHYVLDGGRLVVCHAGLPERYHGRTSGRVRSHALYGDTTGETDEFGLPVRYPWAEDYRGRAAVVYGHTPVPEATWLNNTICLDTGAVFGGKLTALRWPERELVDVPAERVWYEPARPLRTEAPGGQDGRPLDLADVHGRRVVETRHQGRVSIREENAAAALEVMSRFAVDPRLLPYLPPTMAPTATSHVDGYLEHPAEAFAQYAQDGVARVVCEEKHMGSRAVALVCRDAEAARKRFGVDGPTGSLYTRTGRPFLDDASLTEEILDRLRTATGEAGLWDHLETDWLLLDAELMPWSLKASGLLRSQYAAVGAASGAVFPGALAALRGAAARGVDVTGLLSRTRERSADAAAFTEAYRRYCWTTDGLDGVRLAPFQILAVQGRSLAGLPHDEQLTLLDRLVEHDGSGLLQTTRRLYVDTGEAESVQAGVDWWLEMTGRGGEGMVVKPVGALVRDTQGRLVQPGIKCRGREYLRIIYGPEYTRPENLARLRSRFLNHKRSLAIREYALGLEALDRLAGGEPLWRVHEAVFGVLALESEPVDPRL; this comes from the coding sequence ATGACCGACGTACGCAAGGGGCGCGTCCTGCCCGTCACCGACCTCTCCCTGGTGGTGCTCGTCGGCGCCTCCGGCTCCGGCAAGTCCACGTTCGCCCGCAGGCACTTCAAGCAGACCGAGATCATCTCGTCCGACTTCTGCCGCGGTCTCGTCTCGGACGACGAGAACGACCAGAGCGCCACCAAGGACGCCTTCGACGTCCTGCACTACATCGCGGGCAAGCGCCTCGCCGCGGGCCGCCGCACCGTCGTGGACGCGACCAGCGTGCAGCCCGAGGCGCGCCGTCAGCTGGTCGAGCTGGCCAGGCAGTACGACGTGCTGCCGATAGCCATCGTGCTCGACGTGCCCGAGGACGTGTGCGCCGAGCGCAACGCGGCCCGCACCGACCGCGCGGACATGCCCCGCCGGGTCATCCACCGCCACACCCGCGAACTCCGCCGCTCCCTCAGGCACCTGGAGCGCGAGGGCTTCCGCAAGGTGCACGTCCTGCGCGGTGTGCGGGACGTCGAGCATGCCACCGTCGTCACCGAGAAACGCTTCAACGACCTGACCCACCTCACCGGCCCCTTCGACATCATCGGCGACATCCACGGCTGCTCCGCCGAACTGGAGTCGCTGCTCGACAAGTTGGGCTACACGGACGGCGTCCACCCCGAGGGCCGGACCGCCGTCTTCGTCGGCGACCTGGTCGACCGCGGCCCCGACAGCCCGGGCGTGCTGCGCCGCGTGATGGCGATGGTGAAGTCCGGCAACGCCCTGTGCGTGCCCGGCAACCACGAGAACAAGTACGGCCGGTACCTGCGCGGCCGCAAGGTCCAGCACACCCACGGCCTCGCCGAGACCATCGAGCAGATGGCGGGCGAGAGCGAGGAGTTCACCGCCGAGGTACGGGAGTTCATCGACGGCCTCGTCAGCCACTACGTCCTCGACGGCGGCCGGCTGGTCGTCTGCCACGCCGGGCTGCCCGAGAGGTACCACGGCCGCACCTCCGGCCGGGTCCGCAGCCACGCCCTGTACGGCGACACGACCGGGGAGACCGACGAGTTCGGCCTGCCGGTGCGCTACCCGTGGGCGGAGGACTACCGGGGCCGGGCGGCCGTCGTCTACGGCCACACCCCGGTTCCGGAGGCCACCTGGCTCAACAACACCATCTGCCTGGACACCGGCGCCGTCTTCGGCGGCAAGCTCACCGCGCTGCGCTGGCCGGAGCGAGAGCTGGTCGACGTACCGGCCGAGCGGGTCTGGTACGAGCCGGCGAGGCCGCTGCGCACCGAGGCCCCCGGCGGGCAGGACGGTCGCCCGCTGGACCTGGCGGACGTGCACGGCCGCCGGGTCGTGGAGACCCGCCACCAGGGCCGCGTCTCGATCCGTGAGGAGAACGCGGCGGCGGCCCTGGAGGTCATGAGCCGTTTCGCGGTGGACCCGCGGCTGCTGCCGTACCTCCCGCCGACGATGGCCCCGACCGCGACCTCGCATGTCGACGGCTACCTGGAGCACCCGGCCGAGGCCTTCGCGCAGTACGCGCAGGACGGCGTCGCGCGGGTCGTGTGCGAGGAGAAGCACATGGGCTCGCGTGCGGTGGCCCTGGTGTGCCGGGACGCGGAGGCGGCCCGCAAGCGCTTCGGGGTGGACGGGCCGACCGGCTCCCTCTACACCCGCACCGGCCGCCCGTTCCTGGACGACGCCTCACTCACCGAGGAGATCCTCGACCGGCTGCGCACGGCGACCGGCGAGGCCGGCCTGTGGGACCACCTGGAGACGGACTGGCTGCTGCTCGACGCCGAGCTGATGCCCTGGTCGCTGAAGGCGTCCGGGCTGCTGCGGTCGCAGTACGCCGCCGTGGGTGCCGCGTCCGGCGCGGTGTTCCCGGGCGCGCTGGCCGCGCTGCGGGGCGCGGCGGCGCGGGGCGTCGACGTGACCGGACTGCTGTCCCGCACCCGCGAACGGTCCGCCGACGCCGCCGCGTTCACCGAGGCGTACCGCCGCTACTGCTGGACCACGGACGGCCTGGACGGCGTCCGCCTGGCACCGTTCCAGATCCTCGCGGTCCAGGGCCGCAGCCTCGCCGGACTGCCGCACGACGAGCAGCTCACCCTGCTCGACCGGCTCGTCGAGCACGACGGCAGCGGCCTGCTCCAGACCACCCGGCGGCTGTACGTCGACACGGGCGAGGCGGAGTCGGTCCAGGCCGGTGTCGACTGGTGGCTGGAGATGACCGGCCGCGGCGGCGAGGGCATGGTCGTCAAGCCGGTCGGCGCACTCGTCCGCGACACGCAGGGCCGCCTGGTGCAGCCCGGCATCAAGTGCCGCGGCCGCGAGTACCTGCGGATCATCTACGGCCCCGAGTACACCCGCCCGGAGAACCTGGCCCGCCTGCGCTCGCGGTTCCTCAACCACAAGCGCTCCCTGGCGATCCGCGAGTACGCGCTCGGTCTGGAGGCCCTGGACCGGCTGGCCGGGGGCGAGCCGCTGTGGCGGGTGCACGAGGCGGTGTTCGGGGTGCTGGCGCTGGAGTCGGAGCCGGTCGATCCGAGGCTGTGA
- a CDS encoding effector-associated domain 2-containing protein, translated as MQTGAVFGESGGESGRQPDFELLFQLTDLLCELGCVEDAPSRVQFAGLLAGQLRRPVDIRGVRLREDVVSLVTAALSVAGGEHVLVGVVRILEGAPAGDELARLIAPAPALAGPLTKEDEKSARVALSRGDLPAARLRDGLAEELVGLDLPDGLTPEQLFSHLLEWNAQEDGLPPVVLLLDHAARLARTVEHRLALTAWADDWAVRAGLTAQLAKRRERRAGVVWSPDIPRTLVVAVEPARDGSTDVAVRTWTNATPGRWDPRPGEPDTIPLDDLGRAVDKALRRGTQLWLVPREPDSSGLQEPPAYIEFVLPYDLLNHDVAGLTFAIGDGEPTPLGLRYGVHLRSLERMRTDNAVVRQQWQRRWAALRQHGITVHAWREADARRLRAWQIALAGESRSTAVLMDAPTGAPALEALKAAIAEGIGLAVWDRRGVFIEERREVVTAVFAAVAMPVQLPSVIHRMRLNAESGAEDAVQYLARNVGFMWDDPTRVVDMHITDPDDLAS; from the coding sequence GTGCAGACAGGTGCGGTGTTCGGCGAGTCCGGCGGCGAATCCGGACGGCAGCCGGACTTCGAGCTGCTGTTTCAGCTCACCGACCTCCTCTGCGAGCTGGGCTGCGTCGAGGACGCGCCGAGCCGGGTGCAGTTCGCCGGGCTGCTGGCGGGCCAGCTCCGCAGGCCGGTGGACATACGCGGCGTGAGGCTCCGTGAGGACGTGGTGAGTCTGGTGACCGCCGCGCTGAGCGTGGCGGGCGGGGAACACGTACTTGTCGGGGTGGTCCGCATCCTCGAAGGCGCCCCGGCCGGGGACGAACTCGCGCGGCTGATCGCCCCTGCCCCCGCCCTGGCCGGACCGCTGACCAAGGAGGACGAGAAGAGCGCCCGCGTCGCGCTCAGCCGCGGAGACCTGCCCGCCGCACGCTTACGGGACGGGCTGGCGGAGGAACTCGTCGGTCTCGACCTCCCCGACGGGCTCACCCCCGAGCAGCTCTTCTCGCACCTTCTCGAATGGAACGCGCAGGAGGACGGCCTGCCGCCGGTCGTCCTCCTCCTCGACCACGCGGCCCGTCTCGCCCGGACCGTCGAACACCGCCTCGCGCTGACCGCGTGGGCGGACGACTGGGCCGTGCGCGCGGGACTGACCGCGCAGTTGGCGAAGCGCCGGGAGAGACGCGCCGGGGTGGTGTGGTCGCCCGACATCCCCCGCACCCTCGTCGTCGCCGTCGAACCGGCCCGGGACGGCAGCACGGACGTGGCCGTGCGGACCTGGACGAACGCGACCCCGGGCCGCTGGGACCCACGCCCCGGTGAGCCGGACACGATCCCCCTCGACGATCTCGGCCGAGCCGTGGACAAGGCGCTCCGGCGCGGCACCCAACTCTGGCTGGTGCCCCGCGAACCGGACTCGAGCGGACTTCAGGAACCGCCTGCGTACATAGAGTTCGTACTTCCATACGACCTGCTGAACCACGATGTGGCGGGGTTGACGTTCGCCATCGGCGACGGTGAGCCCACTCCGCTCGGTCTGCGGTACGGGGTGCATCTACGCAGCCTTGAACGCATGCGTACGGACAACGCCGTGGTCCGGCAGCAGTGGCAGCGGCGTTGGGCGGCTCTCAGGCAGCATGGGATCACGGTGCACGCCTGGAGAGAGGCGGACGCCCGGCGGCTGCGCGCGTGGCAGATCGCGCTCGCCGGGGAATCACGGAGTACGGCAGTGCTCATGGACGCGCCGACCGGGGCGCCGGCCCTGGAGGCACTCAAAGCGGCGATCGCGGAGGGGATCGGACTGGCGGTCTGGGACCGCAGGGGTGTGTTCATAGAGGAGAGGCGCGAAGTGGTGACCGCGGTCTTCGCGGCCGTCGCCATGCCCGTGCAGCTTCCTTCCGTCATTCACCGCATGCGTCTGAACGCCGAGAGCGGCGCGGAGGACGCGGTCCAGTACCTTGCCCGAAATGTCGGATTCATGTGGGATGACCCCACTCGAGTCGTCGACATGCACATCACCGACCCAGACGATCTCGCCAGCTGA
- a CDS encoding AAA family ATPase translates to MSAQERTAADDWRVFHATGRPQDVPPALPDPPPWRRFRGGPVEAPPPDDAEAALRRLGPGGLTPQLDDEQIETVNAALLLRRPLLVTGPPGVGKSTLAYLMSRELGLGRVLEWNVVSRTSLRDGLYVHDAMGRAQAIAAWQAGLRDAARAEPVFEEGEQAVNPATASNDRQLAPDIGEFITLGPLGTALLPYERPRVLLVDELDKSDIDLPNDLLHVLENGSYEVPELVRDAADAASVHTSDPGGRAVVRNGRVECREFPVVVITSNGEREFPAAFRRRCLPMEMHTPTREQLLAMVEGHLGLRPRGTEDLVDLFVQRVQAGGVHSLDQLLNAVQMTTAGGFQADGDGRKLVELLLRDLAKGR, encoded by the coding sequence ATGAGCGCACAGGAACGGACGGCCGCGGACGACTGGCGCGTCTTCCACGCCACCGGGCGCCCGCAGGACGTCCCACCCGCGCTGCCGGACCCGCCGCCCTGGCGGAGGTTCCGCGGAGGCCCCGTCGAGGCCCCGCCCCCGGACGACGCCGAGGCCGCGCTGCGCCGCCTCGGGCCCGGTGGCCTCACGCCCCAGCTCGACGACGAGCAGATCGAGACGGTCAACGCCGCCCTGCTGCTGCGCCGCCCGCTGCTGGTCACCGGCCCTCCCGGCGTCGGCAAGTCGACGCTCGCGTACCTCATGTCGCGTGAGCTGGGGCTCGGCCGGGTACTCGAATGGAACGTCGTGAGTCGTACCAGCCTGCGCGACGGCTTGTACGTCCACGACGCCATGGGCAGGGCCCAGGCCATCGCCGCCTGGCAGGCAGGGCTGCGGGACGCGGCACGGGCGGAGCCGGTGTTCGAAGAAGGCGAACAGGCCGTCAACCCCGCGACCGCGTCAAATGATCGTCAACTTGCGCCGGATATCGGCGAGTTCATTACACTGGGACCGCTGGGTACCGCCCTGCTGCCCTACGAACGGCCCCGGGTGCTGCTCGTCGACGAGCTCGACAAGAGCGACATCGACCTGCCGAACGACCTGTTGCACGTTCTTGAGAATGGAAGTTATGAGGTTCCGGAGCTGGTGCGTGACGCCGCGGACGCGGCGAGCGTGCACACCAGCGACCCGGGAGGCCGGGCCGTGGTGCGGAACGGACGCGTCGAGTGCCGGGAGTTCCCGGTCGTGGTGATCACCAGCAACGGGGAGCGCGAATTCCCCGCCGCCTTCCGTCGCCGCTGTCTGCCGATGGAGATGCACACCCCCACCCGGGAGCAACTACTGGCCATGGTGGAAGGGCACTTGGGCCTGCGGCCGCGAGGCACCGAAGACCTCGTCGACCTGTTCGTTCAGCGGGTCCAGGCGGGCGGTGTCCACTCCCTCGACCAGTTGCTCAACGCTGTCCAGATGACTACTGCGGGTGGTTTCCAGGCTGACGGTGACGGGCGTAAGCTCGTCGAATTGCTGCTCCGCGACCTCGCGAAGGGCCGCTGA
- the fxsT gene encoding FxSxx-COOH system tetratricopeptide repeat protein, producing the protein MTRERASGLGDGDPVSGSSPPPSVYPDPLARANEREDRVPAAPDHFVPRWQEFADAVWLAAHRSRYGGPGDAAQEASGPAVEAAGPHAEALVGPEDTEVEQQSRSPVSDDALDGPTAAGEENASPEATPADRAPAESIPSGDRTGFRAADRFLPHPEGRSTLHLGSPLLPRAEPDLSGPGRFTALLARALHHLARRIPSRDSLELDEETTAEQGLADGLWMPFLRPARVSAFDLVLLLDDAPTMRIWEESAARLARAAEHSGAFRSVRSLRVTVPRTGTATLRWSTGRAVADPAELLDGRGSRIFLVVTDGLAHGWAATAADELLGRLAHAGPTALVHLLPPHLRHRSSLYPYPAVLEAGGFGAPNGSLGHWAPPGGPDPMRPLPEAGDGSVAVPVLSLKPASLAAWSDLVTGGRGVRRSLPVVLAGTLSKGAPAPGLRAPRLPRAATAAVRRFFSLATPSARRLATQLAAVPFDFDLVEQLRRRVMPETGPDHLAEILMGGLIDWEGGGEGRPEFAEGVREALLATTTRSQLARTVSVVGELPAAGERGVALRAALHDPLRTRLPDPAERGWARSELAVMRALSGPYSDRARRIEPNLSRNPPAPAEQVENSASAQPPPQVNNPGETTPSSPAGINPDSGIPDPTGESAPSETAGAQRQQTPEAEPLMQSTTTATPALLVNVPMRNTSFVGRQALLRAVEEQLAAQDTAAVLPNALHGLGGVGKSQLALEYIYTHQRDYRIICWIPAERESLILAALSSLASQLGVAPAGQDSLGAAAANTAVPAVLEALRTGTPYDNWLLVFDNAEDIEAVRGYFPHNGPGKVIVTSRNRGWERVATSLPVNVFERDESIELLQKRAKDLPGEDADRLAEALGDLPLAVEQAGAWLGVTGMEVDEYLDLLAQRSPEILEIEQSPDYPVSVAAAWDISLERIRENNPGARQLLDICASMAPEPIPRSILRSSRGVNITPQIDPMLREPIKLNRAIRDLSQFSLIKVDPRAGTLQMHRLLQTVLLAKLSEEERERMRDAAHQLLSAANRGPFGSSQEWRDYQALLPHVLASQAVTSTDPYVRDLVYDTMWFLYYWGDHENAAAFGRQAWSAWLAASGEDDIYVIRMTKGFAFLLRQVGQITESIPLTEKALEVSRRVQVEPEELIDSLCEMSDARRYQGRFQEARDLGKEATELARSLFGPDDPATLRGSHSWGVDLRLCGEFREALPLDQETARQRDMLFGETSFFTLNTLHCVGIDMREAGRYPKAREWQEDVYRRALTALGEKHPLTLRIARDLGVCRRRDGDLSEGAKLAEETLRNFKSRYGDEHLDSLTTATNVCVDRRLAGDLEGSLRIAESTVARLVRRLGGDHAHTLVTRANLAATQRALGSLDTAQELEDDVVRRLSDTVGAHHVITLTVGIGQANTAYARLDFERAHEIDSANLPLLTEVAGGDHPLTLSCTSNLALDLRGLGRGDEADVLQRKAVEGFAAVLRNDHPWLQAARQRRRIECDLAPMPM; encoded by the coding sequence ATGACCCGGGAGCGCGCATCCGGACTGGGCGACGGGGATCCCGTATCGGGATCGTCGCCGCCTCCTTCGGTGTACCCCGACCCCCTCGCGCGCGCGAACGAGCGCGAAGACCGGGTCCCGGCCGCTCCCGATCACTTCGTACCGCGCTGGCAGGAGTTCGCCGACGCGGTGTGGCTCGCCGCCCACCGGAGCCGGTACGGCGGTCCCGGCGACGCCGCTCAGGAGGCGTCGGGACCGGCGGTGGAGGCCGCGGGCCCGCACGCCGAGGCCCTCGTGGGCCCGGAGGACACCGAGGTCGAACAGCAGTCCCGGTCACCGGTGTCCGACGACGCGCTCGACGGTCCGACGGCGGCCGGCGAGGAGAATGCTTCTCCCGAGGCGACGCCCGCCGACCGCGCCCCCGCCGAGTCGATCCCCTCTGGTGACCGAACCGGATTCCGTGCCGCCGATCGTTTCTTGCCTCACCCCGAAGGCCGCTCCACCCTGCACCTCGGGTCGCCGCTGCTGCCCCGGGCCGAACCCGACCTCTCCGGCCCCGGCCGCTTCACGGCCCTGCTCGCACGCGCCCTGCACCATCTGGCCCGCCGCATCCCGTCCCGCGACAGCCTGGAACTGGACGAGGAGACCACCGCCGAGCAGGGCCTCGCCGACGGGCTGTGGATGCCGTTTCTGCGGCCCGCCCGGGTCTCCGCCTTCGACCTGGTGCTGCTGCTCGACGACGCGCCCACGATGCGGATCTGGGAGGAGAGCGCCGCACGCCTGGCCCGCGCCGCCGAGCACAGCGGGGCCTTCCGCAGTGTGCGCTCGCTCCGCGTCACCGTCCCGCGCACCGGCACCGCCACTCTGCGCTGGTCCACGGGACGGGCCGTCGCCGACCCCGCGGAACTGCTGGACGGCCGGGGCAGCCGGATCTTCCTCGTCGTCACCGACGGACTCGCCCACGGCTGGGCCGCCACCGCCGCCGACGAACTCCTCGGCCGGCTCGCCCACGCCGGCCCCACCGCCCTCGTCCACCTGCTGCCGCCGCACCTGCGCCACCGCTCCTCGCTCTATCCGTACCCGGCCGTCCTGGAGGCCGGCGGGTTCGGAGCCCCCAACGGCAGCCTCGGGCACTGGGCGCCGCCCGGCGGCCCCGATCCGATGCGGCCCCTGCCCGAAGCGGGCGACGGCTCCGTCGCCGTCCCGGTGCTCTCCCTGAAACCCGCTTCCCTCGCCGCCTGGTCCGATCTGGTCACCGGTGGGCGCGGCGTCCGGCGTTCGCTGCCCGTGGTGCTGGCAGGCACCCTGAGCAAGGGCGCGCCCGCTCCGGGTCTGCGCGCCCCGCGCCTCCCACGCGCCGCCACCGCCGCCGTACGGCGTTTCTTCAGTCTGGCCACTCCCTCCGCCCGCCGTCTCGCCACCCAACTCGCCGCCGTCCCTTTCGACTTCGACCTCGTCGAGCAGTTACGGCGACGCGTCATGCCGGAGACAGGTCCCGATCACCTCGCCGAGATCCTCATGGGCGGGCTGATCGACTGGGAGGGCGGAGGGGAGGGGCGCCCCGAGTTCGCCGAGGGCGTCCGGGAAGCCCTGCTGGCGACCACCACGCGCAGCCAACTCGCCCGCACGGTCAGTGTGGTGGGTGAGCTGCCCGCCGCGGGGGAGCGAGGCGTCGCCCTGCGTGCAGCCCTGCACGACCCGCTGCGGACCAGGCTGCCCGACCCCGCCGAACGCGGCTGGGCGCGGAGCGAACTGGCCGTGATGCGCGCCCTGTCGGGCCCCTACTCCGACCGGGCCAGGCGCATCGAACCGAACCTGTCCAGGAACCCGCCCGCCCCGGCCGAACAGGTGGAGAACAGCGCGTCCGCCCAGCCACCCCCACAGGTGAATAACCCGGGCGAAACGACTCCATCCAGCCCAGCGGGCATCAACCCGGATTCGGGAATTCCCGATCCGACTGGAGAATCCGCGCCGTCTGAGACGGCCGGCGCGCAGCGACAACAGACCCCGGAGGCAGAGCCGCTCATGCAGAGCACCACGACCGCAACGCCGGCCCTACTGGTGAACGTCCCCATGCGTAACACCTCGTTCGTCGGCCGTCAGGCGCTGCTGAGGGCCGTGGAGGAGCAGCTCGCCGCCCAGGACACCGCAGCCGTGCTGCCCAACGCCCTGCACGGCCTCGGTGGCGTCGGCAAGTCACAGCTGGCGCTGGAGTACATCTACACCCATCAGCGCGACTACCGGATCATCTGCTGGATCCCGGCCGAGCGCGAGAGCCTCATCCTGGCCGCGCTGTCCTCCCTCGCCTCCCAGCTGGGTGTCGCCCCGGCCGGCCAGGACAGCCTGGGCGCCGCCGCGGCCAACACCGCCGTGCCCGCCGTACTGGAGGCGCTGCGCACCGGAACGCCGTACGACAACTGGCTGCTGGTCTTCGACAACGCCGAGGACATCGAGGCGGTGCGCGGCTACTTCCCGCACAACGGGCCGGGCAAGGTCATCGTCACCTCCCGGAACCGGGGCTGGGAACGGGTGGCCACCTCACTGCCGGTGAACGTCTTCGAGCGCGACGAGTCCATCGAACTGCTCCAGAAGCGCGCCAAGGACCTGCCCGGGGAGGACGCCGACCGGCTCGCCGAAGCGCTCGGCGACCTGCCGCTCGCCGTGGAGCAGGCGGGAGCCTGGCTCGGCGTCACCGGCATGGAGGTCGACGAGTACCTCGACCTGCTCGCCCAGCGCAGCCCGGAGATCCTCGAGATCGAGCAGAGCCCCGACTACCCGGTCTCGGTCGCCGCCGCCTGGGACATCTCCCTGGAGCGCATCAGGGAGAACAACCCGGGCGCCCGTCAGCTTCTCGACATCTGCGCCAGCATGGCCCCCGAGCCGATCCCGAGGTCGATCCTGCGCAGCAGCCGAGGCGTCAACATCACGCCGCAGATCGACCCGATGCTGCGCGAGCCGATCAAACTGAACCGGGCCATCCGCGACCTCAGCCAGTTCTCCCTGATCAAGGTCGACCCGCGCGCGGGCACCCTGCAGATGCACCGCCTCCTCCAGACCGTGCTCCTCGCCAAACTGAGCGAGGAGGAACGCGAGAGGATGCGGGACGCAGCCCATCAGTTGCTGTCCGCCGCCAACCGCGGCCCCTTCGGATCCTCCCAGGAGTGGCGCGACTACCAGGCGCTGCTGCCCCACGTTCTCGCCTCCCAGGCGGTGACCAGCACGGACCCCTATGTGCGTGACCTGGTCTACGACACCATGTGGTTCCTCTACTACTGGGGCGACCACGAGAACGCCGCTGCCTTCGGCCGGCAGGCGTGGAGCGCCTGGCTCGCCGCCTCGGGCGAGGACGACATCTATGTCATCCGGATGACCAAGGGCTTCGCCTTCCTGCTGCGCCAGGTGGGCCAGATCACCGAGTCGATCCCGCTCACCGAAAAGGCGCTGGAGGTCTCCCGCCGGGTGCAGGTCGAGCCGGAGGAACTCATCGACTCCCTGTGCGAGATGTCCGATGCCCGCCGGTACCAGGGCCGCTTCCAGGAGGCGCGGGATCTGGGCAAGGAGGCCACCGAACTGGCCCGGTCGCTCTTCGGCCCCGACGACCCGGCCACCCTGCGGGGCAGCCACAGCTGGGGCGTCGACCTGAGACTGTGCGGGGAGTTCAGGGAAGCGCTGCCGCTCGACCAGGAAACCGCCCGCCAGCGTGACATGCTGTTCGGAGAGACCAGCTTCTTCACGCTCAACACCCTGCACTGCGTCGGCATCGACATGCGGGAGGCGGGCCGGTACCCCAAGGCGCGCGAATGGCAGGAGGACGTCTACCGCCGGGCGCTCACCGCCCTCGGTGAGAAGCACCCCCTGACCTTGCGTATCGCCCGTGACCTCGGAGTCTGCCGCCGCCGGGACGGAGACCTCTCCGAGGGTGCCAAGCTCGCCGAGGAGACCCTGCGCAACTTCAAGTCCCGCTACGGCGACGAGCACCTCGACTCGCTGACCACGGCGACCAACGTCTGCGTCGACCGCCGTCTGGCCGGTGACCTGGAAGGCTCGCTCCGGATCGCGGAGTCCACCGTGGCCCGGCTGGTGCGGCGCCTCGGCGGAGACCACGCGCACACCCTGGTGACCCGTGCGAACCTGGCCGCCACCCAGCGGGCCCTGGGCTCCCTGGACACCGCGCAGGAGCTGGAGGACGACGTGGTGCGCCGGCTGAGCGACACGGTCGGGGCGCACCACGTCATCACCCTCACCGTCGGCATCGGCCAGGCCAACACCGCCTACGCTCGGCTCGACTTCGAGCGGGCGCACGAGATCGACTCCGCCAACCTGCCGCTGCTGACCGAGGTGGCGGGCGGGGACCACCCCCTCACCCTCTCCTGCACGTCCAACCTCGCCCTCGATCTGCGGGGTCTCGGGCGGGGTGACGAGGCGGACGTGCTCCAGCGCAAGGCGGTGGAGGGCTTCGCCGCAGTGCTGCGCAACGACCACCCCTGGCTCCAGGCCGCCCGCCAGCGCCGGCGCATCGAGTGCGACCTGGCTCCCATGCCCATGTGA
- a CDS encoding effector-associated domain 2-containing protein: protein MTAPTPPVDPARVHALIVGIEAYEAGDAWRLPGPARDAVRFWRLLRDAGVPESRLRLHLAPLPSYDPQVPFERADQATLRRVLVRELSAAQGDMLWVWWGGHGVLDRAGRLRLFCADAGVADKVGIDLDSALARYAGDAVPGLREQMWIVDACETFEEDLAFREALPADALPVGRPNHLHRQTVLRAAGRGRAAANDPVRATGLFSDVLLGLLADRAAVLPAPPDPEELFPAVRARIASLREEGRTLQHPEIRLQGPDRTETLPPAGPPAAPRPLMAMQRAVEALLAYSLMNDPDERQTVVAALNPRVAAVLRRHSRARTDVVNILGGLARRDPEALWDLFDAVVALDDDPKLKEELAAALAELAAATGQRRDRR from the coding sequence GTGACCGCTCCCACGCCGCCCGTCGACCCGGCCCGGGTGCACGCCCTGATCGTCGGGATCGAGGCGTACGAGGCCGGGGACGCCTGGCGGCTGCCCGGGCCCGCACGCGACGCCGTACGGTTCTGGCGACTGCTGCGGGACGCGGGGGTTCCGGAGTCCCGACTGCGGCTCCACTTGGCCCCCTTGCCGTCGTACGACCCACAAGTCCCGTTCGAGCGCGCGGACCAGGCGACCCTGCGCCGGGTGCTGGTTCGCGAACTGTCCGCGGCCCAGGGCGACATGCTGTGGGTGTGGTGGGGCGGGCACGGCGTGCTGGACCGGGCCGGGCGGCTGCGGCTGTTCTGCGCGGACGCGGGCGTCGCCGACAAGGTGGGCATCGACCTGGACTCCGCGCTCGCCCGGTACGCGGGCGACGCCGTGCCCGGTCTGCGCGAGCAGATGTGGATCGTGGACGCCTGCGAGACCTTCGAGGAGGATCTGGCGTTCCGGGAGGCGCTGCCCGCCGACGCCCTGCCCGTGGGCCGGCCCAACCATCTGCACCGGCAGACCGTGCTGCGCGCCGCCGGCCGGGGCAGGGCGGCGGCCAACGACCCCGTCCGTGCCACCGGCCTTTTCTCCGACGTCCTGCTCGGTCTGCTGGCCGACCGGGCGGCCGTTCTGCCCGCGCCGCCCGATCCGGAGGAACTGTTTCCGGCCGTTCGGGCGCGCATCGCGTCCCTCAGGGAAGAGGGCCGTACTCTTCAGCATCCCGAGATCCGGCTCCAGGGTCCCGACCGTACCGAGACCCTGCCCCCGGCCGGACCGCCCGCGGCGCCGCGTCCCCTGATGGCGATGCAGCGAGCGGTGGAGGCCCTCCTCGCCTACTCCCTGATGAACGACCCGGACGAACGGCAGACGGTCGTCGCCGCGCTGAACCCCCGTGTCGCAGCCGTACTGCGCCGCCACAGCAGGGCACGCACCGACGTCGTCAACATCCTCGGCGGCCTCGCCCGGCGGGACCCGGAGGCACTGTGGGACCTGTTCGACGCCGTGGTGGCTCTCGATGACGATCCGAAACTGAAGGAAGAACTCGCCGCCGCCCTGGCCGAGTTGGCAGCCGCGACGGGGCAGCGGCGTGATCGGCGATGA